The genomic window GTGCGAAACGCGCAGCAGGTGCTGAAGCCGAGGTCTCCGGACCCGCGCAGGGCGTAGGGCCAGGAGCAGCACCGGAGTCCAGCGCCGCCGGACCCGCGCTGGGCGCAGGGTCAGGGGCCGCACCAGAGGGCGTCGAGCCGGAGCACGGAGCCGGCGAAGGGCACGGTGGAGTAGTACCTGCAGGACACAACGGCAATGGTGGCTGGTCCACCGTGTTAGTGGGAAATAGGGAGAAGAGGTCAAGGTCGGTGGTGGAGGGGGGTGGGGAGGTGGTGGAGAAAGGGAAGACGGACTCGTCAAACACCACGTGGCGAGAGATGAGGATCCGACGAGAGGTGAGGTCAAAGCAACGGTACCCCTTGTGATCCGGGGAGTACCCGAGGAAGACACACTGAGTCGAACGGGGAGCCAGCTTGTGGGGAGCAGTGGCAGTGGTGTTAGGGTAACACGCACACCCGAAGACACGAAGGTGATCGTAACGAGGGGGGGTACCGAAGAGAGCGTGGTGTGGAGTGGGAGCCGGACAGGCAACGGAAGGTAGGCGGTTAAGGAGGTAGGTGGAGGTGTGCAAACTCTCAGCCCAGAAGTGAGCAGGAAGCGAAGCCTGGAACAGAAGGGTGCGCATGGTGTCGTTCGTGGTGCGAATCATGCGCTCAGCCTTACCGTTCTGGGAGGAGGTGTAGGGACATGACATGCGTAACTGCACACCGTGAGAGAGGAAGAAAGCACGAGAGTTGGAGTTATCGAACTCACGCCCATTGTCACACTGAACGGCCCTGATGGTGAGGCCGAACTGAGTAGACACCCAGGCGAAAAAGTGGAGAAGCGTGAGGAATGCATCAGACTTAGCACGCAAGGGAAAAGTCCAAGAATAATGAGAGAAATCATCAAGCACGACAAGATAGTATTTATAGCCAGAAATGCTCATAACAGGTGACGTCCATAGGTCGCAATGTACAAGATCAAAAATATGGGTCGCATGGGAAGAGGAGGTAGGGAAAGGAAGACGAACATGACGGCCCAGTTGGCATGCCTGACACAAGTGCTCATCGTGAGCCGAGTACATGGTATGTCGGAACTACGACTAAGCTGGGTCAAAGCATTACGGCCAGGATGCCCAAGACGCCGGTGCCATGTAGTGGATGAAGTGGTGGCGGCAAAAGCAGCTGACGAAGCGGAGGGCGaagcggaggaagcagacgcAGGAAACCGAAGGGTGTAAAGGGGCCCCGTGCTGTCACATCGGAGAAGAGGACGCCGGGAAGCCAAATCCTTCACAGTAAGACCAGATGAGTCAAATTCAACAGAACATGAATTGTCAGCTGTAAAACGACGAATAGAAAGGAGGTTGTGAACCATAGAGGGAGCAACAAGGACATCCGGAAGACGAAAAGAGCCATGAGTGTGAGCGGCACCCATGGAAGTGACAGGAAGACACGAACCATTGGCGACCATGATGGACGAAGggtgggaggaagaaggaggatgaACAGAAGAGAGTATACCAGGGTTGGGGGTGGTGTGGAAGGTAGCACCCGAGTCGGCGATCCAGTCTGGGCCGACTGGAGGAGTCAGGGTCATGGTGCCGAAAGAGCGGGCCAAAGCCGTCGGGTCCCAACCGACAGGCCCTGGCGTGGTCCAGGTAGGTGGAGCCCACGGCGACGAGAACGGGGCGACTGGGACGGCGCCGGTGAGCATGGCCGCCGGTGGACCAGGCTCGCCCCCGGGAGCCCGGAAGGGCCACATGGAGATGCGCCCTGACCAAGGGTTGCTGAAGGAGGGCCAGGGTGTACCCCGTGGAGCCGTCGGAGTACTCCCATAGCCAGGGCCCGcaccacgcccccccccccccccgcgtcgACGACGGCcgccacgcccccccccccccccacccccgctcggcccgggaggaggaggaccaagaaGGGACGACGCTGGTGGAGCGGAAGGACGTGGCGGAGGAGTGGCGGCAAGAGCAGTCGAGGGAGACGAGGACCCCGGCGCGGGTAGTGACCCAGGCATGATGCCCTGAGTGAGCTCCTCCATGACAAGGTCGTCACGGACCTGGAGGAAGGTGGGAAAGGGCCGCTGCCGGGTGATCCAGGTGCGGAGGTGGCTGTACCGCTCGTTGAGGCCGCGAAGGACGTTGAGGACCAAGATCCGGTCCTCCACGGCCCAGCCAAGGTCACCGAGGGAGTctgccatggtcttcatcttccggCAGTACTCGCCAACGGAGAGGTCGCCCTGGACGAAGGTGCGGAAGCTTGCGTCGAGACGCAGGGCCCGGGCTTCGGCGTTGCCCAGGAACTGGACCTCGAGCGCCAGCCAGGCCCGGCGGGCGGTGCTCTCAGGGGTGCTGCGGACGAGGTCGTGAAGGTCGAGGGAGATGGTCCCCAGGATCCACGAGAGGACGATGCTGTCGAGACGCAGCCATGAAGGGGTTCGAGCCACAGGCGGGGCGTCGGTGAGGACGTGGTCGTCGAGGGCGTAGCGGCGGAGGATGAGAAGGACTAGGTCCCGCCAGCGGGCGTAGGAGGGCGACTCAGGGTCGAGGACGACAGGAACCAGGCTCCGGATGTTCTGGACACCACCGGCTTGGTAGTGCAGCTGCGCGACGAGGGGATCAGCCGAGTTGGGCCAGAGAGCCACTGTAGGGGACGGACGTGAAGCAGACGAGGTGGCAGTGGTGTCGTGGTACAACGGATGGACGAGGAGTTGCTCCGCCTCGGCGATCTGACGGGCCAGAACATCGGCCGCATCGCGCTCCCCGCTCCCAGGCTTGGGCCGCCGCGCGCAGGCGTGCCTGGCCCTCCGCGGCAGCGGCCCGGGCGGTGACGAGAGCCGCTGCGAGGGCGGAGTCCGGTGGAGGCGCTGCGTGAAATGGCAGAGGAGGCGGGGCGGGAAAAGGAGCCTGGAAGTCCGCGCGCGCGCGTGCGGCGTCGTCGTGGAAGCCCGCAGCCGCGCGAGCATCCGCGTCGCCCGCATCCGCGCCGGGGAGGCCCACATCCGCCCCGTCCGCAGCCGCGCCGCCCGCATCCGCGCCGGGGAGGCCCGCAGCCGCGCCAGGGATGCCCGCATCCGCGCCGGGAAGGGCCACGGTGGCGAGAagagaagcggcggcggcggctgggtctCCGGGGCGCGCGCGGCTCGCGATTTGTGCCCAGGTGGAAGGAAGAGGGGGGAAGCAGTGGAAGTaggagggagggggaggaggtggtgggccaccggccatggcggcagcgGCTGCCGGCAGCGGCTGCCGGCGGCGGCTGCCTGCCTGGCGGCTGGGAGAGGGAGGAAAGGGAAAACCTAAGCTGATACCATGATAGAATTGTAATTCCTCTATCTTGGGCTAACCCTGGAAGGGTAGCTATATGGGAGTCATACATGGGCCATATATGGGCCTTAATACACACATACTCCAACACTTAGTAGTATACAAGAAATGGTATGGACAAATTTGGAAATCAATAATTATGAATACAGGCAAGGTCATTATGCATATCAAAAAAGTATATCATCCTCAATGAAGGTAAAAGAATGTGGAACAGAATAAATGCAAACATCTCTGTATTAGTAaataattaataaataccaaGGAAGAAAAGTCACCTCCTCTGTGTTGCAGATTTGACACATGTGGAACTCCTCATCAGATTCTGTtgattcatgatctgactcagctGAAACATTTAAAAGTATTAGAATATTAATGTTGTTAAATGGAAAGCATCCATGTAAGAATAGTACTAAACTACTGATATGGCTACTTTGGTTGAAAGGTAAGCAGGAGGTGGAGGTGTGCTCATCCTCATGAAGAGGCTCTGAAGTCTGAACAGCCTGATTTGGTGGATTAGATAATTCCTTGCTTCACTCACAAAGTTCTGGCGTACTTATCTATAGTGGATTAGATTATTCCTTCATTCCTTGCTTCATTCACAAAATTCTGGCATACTTATATTATAGAGCCCAGCCCTAAAAAACAGCTACTTCCTCTCATTTCCTGTAGCTAACAGTTCAAAAGAAACATGTAGAAATGAGAGGGAGAGAAGAGATGAGAGCAACTACGCAAACAACCAAAGGGCCTGGGGCCTGGCATACTTATCTTATAGAGTCCAGCCCTAAAAAACAACTACTTCCTCTCATCTCCTGTAGCTAACAGTTCAAAAGCAACATGTAGAAATGAGAGGGAGAGAAGAGATGAGGGCAACTACGCAAACAACCAAAGGGCCTGGGGCCTGGGGGCGCCTGTGTATATATATTGAGTAGCAATTTCTATATGGTAAAGTATACTTCCTCTCATCTTCAAGTACTCCCTCTGTTTGGAAATCTTAGTCATCTAGGGCATTCCTACATGGTCTACAAGATGATATTTTGAGTAGCAATTTCTATAAGGTATATTTTAAAAACAAAGTACTGTGTATTACAACAATATCACAATGGCTATTAGGGTGAAATTTGGTCAAGGCGCCTCAAAGTAGCTGATCAACAAGTATGGCCACGTGGAGTCAGGCTGTAGCGATATACCATGCCACAGCAAGTGCCACTGTTGATAGCGTGCAGCAGGATCATTCAGAGAAGTACCAGTTTCTTGGGTACTACTCATTTATTGCACACTTAAGTTTTAAAGCAACATTGTACAATTTATAGTTTTTTTTTAAGATTGGGCGCCTTTGGTgccccagcatagcaggtcccaagccctggtaaaggaggagggttgtgttaggcgtggcgagccaatgtaaaaacttagccactttaatggagatgaaacccgaaagaaaatcgttggggcgtaaccctcttagcgacgcgccatatcggaacccgggtatggtgttaaatgggcaagggccgggtcgtcacccccgtgacgcgccgtgtcgtgatctgggcatggtgtcaagtgaccaaggatcgggtcgtcgcttccttagtggcgcgctacatcggcgcccgggtgtagtgaaaaatgagcaagggtcttcgcatctgagTCAACGGGTGTGAaaggtaaggaagctagtcgaaccaactaggatccatttaggtagttggaatgtagggtcacttacaggtaagttaagagaattagttgataccgcgactaggaggcgtgtaaatatattatgcgttcaagagactaaatgaaaTGGTCAGAAggtgaaggaggtggacaatacaggtttcaagctttggtacacagggacaatcgcgaatagaaatggagttggagttttgattgattagagcctcaagaatggtgtggtgggagtgagaaggcaaggagataggattatcttagtcaagcttgtcgttggtgatatggtcttgaacgtaattagtgcgtatgccccccaagtaggcctcaacgagagtgctaagagacagttctgggaagacttagatggcctggttagagctatacctagtagtgagaagcttttcataggaggagatcttaatgggcatgtaggtactacaagcacaggtttcgaggcagttcatgaaggttttgggtatggtagtaggaatcaagaGGGGGacgaagttctggacttcgcggtagcttttgacctgatgatagccaacactttctttagaaagagagaatctcatctagtgaccttcagtagcggacaacactgtagccagattgactttgtcctcgcaaaaagaaaggacaaacgagcatgcttggattgcaaggtgataccgggggagtgtgttgtttctcaacataagcttttggtggcagattttcgttttcaggtgcgtgcccgtagggataaacaagctaagattaaaagaacaaagtggtggaaactgaaaggggagacgtcagatgtatttagggaaagggttatcaaagagagctcttggaaggaagaagacgacataaacaacatgtgggacaagatggcaaccaacattcggaaggtagcctcagaggtgtgtggagttaccaaaggaaggggacgcgaggctaaagatacttggtggtggaacgaggaagtccaaagggctattaaggagaagaaagaatgctatagacgcttgtaccatgacaggaatgtggacaacatagagaaatacaaggtggcaaagaagactgcaaagcgagctgtaagtgtggcaaagggtagagcgtacgaggatctttaccaacatttgagtacgaaggaaggagagaaggatatttataggatggctagggttcgtgagagaaagacacgggacttcaaccaagttaagtgcattaaggatgaaagcgagcatctcttggtgaaggaggatgagatccgacatcgatggcaagagtattttgacaaattgttcaatggtgagaatatggacacaacctttaaGTTGGATGACttttttgatgacaccaataggcgctttgtgcggagaattcaagaatctgaggtcagagaggcgttgaaaaggatgaaaggaggtaaggcgatgggaccggatggtatcccaatcgaggtgtggagatgcctcggggacatagctatagtatggctaaccaagctgttcaaccatattttttgatcgaacaagatgcctgatgagtggaggagaagtatattggtaccgatctacaagaataaaggggatattcaaagttgtacgaattaccggggaattaagttgatgagccatactatgaagctatgggagagagttatcgagcatcgcttgagagcaataacgcgggtctctatgaaccaatttggtttcatgcccggaaggtcaaccatggaagccattttcttagtaagacaagttatggagcggtatagggagaagaagaaggacctacacatggtttttattgacttggagaaggcttatgataaaataccaaggaatgttatgtggtgggctttggacaaacataaagtcccaacgaagtacgtcgggctcattaaggacatgtacaacaatgttgtgactagagttcgaacaagtgatggagacacggatgacttcccgattagtataggactacatcaagggtcagctttgagcccttatttgtttgctttagtgatggatgaggtcacaagggacatacaaggggacatcccttagtgtatgcttttcgcggacgatgtagtgccaGTTGATGAAAGCCCGACagaagtgaatcagaaactgaagttatggcgggagactttggagtccaaaggttttagactcagtagaactaaaactgagtatatgagatgtgacttcggcactactactcgggaggaggaagatgttagtttggaaggtcaagtagtgcctaggaaggatacatttcgatatttaggatcaatgctacagaggaacggggatattgatgaagatgttagccatagaatcaaagcagggtggatgaagtggcggcaagcgtctggtgtcctatgtgacaaaagggtaccacagaagctaaaaggcaagttttataggacggcgattagacctgctatgttgtatggtgcagaatgttggcctacgaaaagacgacatgttcaacagctaagtgtcgcggaaatgcgtatgttgcgttggatttgcggtcatacaagaagggatcgagttcagaacgatgatatacgtgagatattaggggtagcgccaattgaagaaaagcttgtccaacaccggttgagatggtttggacatgtgcaacggagacctccagatgcaccggtgcgtagtggaatcctaagtcaggatagtaacgtaaagagaggcagaggaagaccgaagttgacttgggtagaggcaataaaaggagacttgaaaggatggaatatacccaaagacttagccttagataggagtgcttggaagacagctattcacgtgcctgaaccttgattgcttctgatgggtttcaactctagtctaccccaacttgtttgggacttaaaggctttgttgttgttgttgttgttgtattaatACTAAGTATCACATGGAAAGTCCCAATGTCCATCTGCCTACCAGGGACATCTTGGAACATTTAAACATCTAGTCAtcattctttttcctttttctctaaCTCATTTTCGTCCATATATCTCGATTGTTTCGTAATGGGTCTTCAATGCACCAACCTACAGGGCAAGTTAATGTTCTTTTTCATCACAGAGTTAACTTTTTTTAcctcattatttatattttcattCATTTTTTCCCAGTATTGCATTCGAATCATATCTCATACCTATTAATTCCTTCACTGATTACTTTCTGTTTCTCTGAGATATTTTCTTCCAGTTAGTACATTTTATTTCAATATAAAGCCATACTTGTAAGCGTAAGTGACACACCATGTAACTAACATTTGTTTGCTACATGGCGAAAAACATGAAACAAAAACCATGTCATTACCAGGAAACTTACATGGAGAATAATCATCGGtgtcatcatcactcacatctaCCACTTTCGCCACTTTCCTAACTCGCCCTTTAAACGATACATCCAGTGCAGAATGGCGCTTACGCTGGATCTCTGTGACTTTTTCTTCACCTAAAAGAAGAATTTACATTAAAAAAACACAACAGAGCAGGCAACAGGGAAAATCATAAGAATTGAGAAATAAAAGATGCAGCAGAATTTTAATATAAATAAGTAGGCACAATGAAAATATTGAATCCCCTTTTCTACCAGATGTTAACCCCTATTAGCTAGATGAGAAAGGACCAAACCCCAGAGCATGACTTTGCTTACGCAAGTGGGAATGGATTTTAGAATATGGCATGCATATTTAGCAGAAGGAAAGACCATTGAATCGTAAACTTAACTTACAAGTACCAGCATTTTAAGCATTACACAGTAGTTTGCAAACAAGTTGGACCCAA from Miscanthus floridulus cultivar M001 chromosome 11, ASM1932011v1, whole genome shotgun sequence includes these protein-coding regions:
- the LOC136494949 gene encoding uncharacterized protein, encoding MKTMADSLGDLGWAVEDRILVLNVLRGLNERYSHLRTWITRQRPFPTFLQVRDDLVMEELTQGIMPGSLPAPGSSSPSTALAATPPPRPSAPPASSLLGPPPPGPSGGGGGGGRGGRRRRGGGGGRGAGPGYGSTPTAPRGTPWPSFSNPWSGRISMWPFRAPGGEPGPPAAMLTGAVPVAPFSSPWAPPTWTTPGPVGWDPTALARSFGTMTLTPPVGPDWIADSGATFHTTPNPGFGFPASSSPM